The Acidobacteriota bacterium genome has a segment encoding these proteins:
- a CDS encoding amino acid racemase codes for MSPKRLRTIGVLGGMGPEAGASFFERIIRETAAGRDQDHAPVVLYSVPQVPDRTRAILQGGPSPVPALRRGLGALRAAGADFAVIPCVTAHHFFARIVSGSPLPLLSLVDETVAAVRRMNPAPGTIGIIATTGTVRSGVLARAFAAAGIEVLVPSGREQKKVMTAIYGKRGIKAGVTSGPPREILLGIAAGLIRRGARAVVAGCTEVPLVLREGDLSVPLIDPLTIGARAAVRRSGARLRGI; via the coding sequence GTGAGCCCGAAGAGGCTGCGGACGATCGGCGTCCTCGGCGGCATGGGCCCGGAAGCGGGGGCCTCGTTCTTCGAGCGGATCATTCGCGAAACGGCGGCCGGCCGGGACCAGGACCACGCGCCGGTCGTCCTCTACAGCGTGCCCCAGGTCCCGGACAGGACCCGGGCCATCCTCCAAGGCGGCCCCAGCCCGGTCCCGGCGCTGCGCCGCGGCCTGGGCGCCCTGCGGGCGGCCGGGGCCGATTTCGCCGTCATCCCCTGCGTCACGGCCCATCATTTCTTCGCCCGGATCGTCTCCGGATCGCCCCTGCCCCTTCTCAGCTTGGTCGACGAGACCGTGGCGGCCGTCCGCCGGATGAACCCGGCGCCGGGGACGATCGGGATCATCGCCACGACCGGGACGGTCCGCTCGGGGGTCCTCGCCCGCGCCTTCGCGGCCGCCGGGATCGAGGTCCTCGTCCCTTCCGGGCGTGAGCAGAAGAAGGTCATGACCGCCATTTACGGGAAAAGGGGGATCAAGGCGGGCGTCACCTCCGGCCCGCCCCGGGAGATCCTGCTCGGGATCGCGGCCGGGCTCATCCGCCGGGGCGCCCGGGCGGTCGTGGCCGGCTGTACCGAGGTCCCCCTGGTCCTGAGGGAGGGCGACCTGTCCGTGCCCCTGATCGACCCCCTGACCATCGGGGCCAGGGCGGCCGTCCGCCGCTCCGGCGCCCGCCTGCGCGGAATTTAG
- the rpsU gene encoding 30S ribosomal protein S21 codes for MAFVQLDEGENLESALRRFKRKVQQEAIIKEIKKHSVYFKPGEKRRMKEAQARKRMRRRIKRERDVEY; via the coding sequence TTGGCTTTTGTACAGCTTGACGAAGGTGAGAATCTCGAGTCCGCGCTGCGCCGGTTCAAGAGGAAGGTCCAGCAGGAAGCGATCATCAAGGAGATCAAGAAGCACTCGGTCTACTTCAAGCCCGGCGAGAAGCGCCGCATGAAGGAGGCCCAGGCGCGCAAGCGGATGAGACGGCGCATCAAGAGAGAGCGCGACGTCGAGTATTAA
- the lipA gene encoding lipoyl synthase yields MTATQKPAWLKVPLPSHGEYFRVAEILKSGRLHTICQSARCPNIGECWERRTATFLILGDTCTRNCGFCAVTKGTPLPPDPEEPARVAAAAAALGLAHVVITSVTRDDLPDGGAGHFAAVIGAVRGQSPATRIEALIPDFGGEADALEIVLSARPDVLNHNLETTETLYPAIRRPRENYRRSLGVLAAAKARGALTKSGLMIGLGEDEADILKAFADLRQAGCDLLTVGQYLQPTAAHPPVARYYTPGEFEAFAADARRAGFLEVVSGPLVRSSYEAGRLYEAVRAKDEGTCAT; encoded by the coding sequence GTGACGGCGACTCAAAAACCCGCCTGGCTGAAGGTCCCGCTCCCGTCGCACGGTGAATACTTCCGTGTCGCGGAGATCCTGAAGTCCGGGCGTCTGCACACGATCTGCCAGAGCGCCCGCTGCCCGAACATCGGCGAGTGCTGGGAGCGGCGGACGGCCACGTTCCTCATCCTGGGCGACACCTGCACCCGCAACTGCGGCTTCTGCGCCGTGACCAAGGGGACGCCTCTGCCGCCCGACCCGGAGGAGCCGGCCCGCGTCGCCGCGGCCGCGGCGGCGCTCGGCCTGGCCCACGTGGTCATCACCTCGGTGACCCGCGACGACCTCCCCGACGGCGGGGCTGGCCATTTCGCGGCCGTGATCGGGGCCGTCCGCGGCCAGAGCCCGGCTACCCGGATCGAGGCCCTGATCCCCGACTTCGGGGGGGAGGCCGACGCGCTGGAGATCGTCCTGTCCGCCCGGCCGGACGTCCTCAACCACAACCTGGAGACGACCGAGACTCTCTATCCGGCCATCCGCCGCCCCCGCGAGAACTACCGCCGCTCGCTCGGCGTGCTGGCCGCGGCCAAGGCCAGGGGCGCCCTGACGAAATCGGGCCTCATGATCGGGTTGGGAGAGGACGAGGCGGACATCTTAAAGGCCTTCGCCGACCTGCGTCAGGCCGGCTGCGACTTGCTGACCGTGGGGCAGTACCTGCAGCCGACGGCGGCCCATCCCCCGGTCGCCAGGTACTACACGCCCGGGGAGTTCGAAGCTTTCGCGGCGGACGCCCGCCGGGCCGGGTTCCTGGAGGTCGTGTCCGGACCGCTCGTCCGGAGCTCCTACGAGGCCGGCCGGCTGTACGAAGCGGTCCGCGCCAAGGACGAGGGAACATGCGCTACCTGA
- a CDS encoding metallophosphoesterase family protein: protein MRYLIFTDIHGNMEAFHAVLKAVQKKRIDHYICLGDLVGYGASPNEVIQKILTLKPLSIIRGNHDKAVSGLDSVQTFNPIAASAIFWTKKTIARKHLDFLVRLKQSPEVVQDSITICHGAPFDEDYYIFGEFDAAEAFSYVQTPVCFFGHTHFPFVYTEKDGNVEGTFLEGNANEIKLEKGVRYLINPGSVGQPRDRNPRAAFAVYDSEARTVKFGRVEYDIEEAKRKIIEEKLPPALAERLSLGI, encoded by the coding sequence ATGCGCTACCTGATCTTCACCGACATCCACGGCAACATGGAGGCCTTTCACGCCGTCCTCAAGGCCGTCCAGAAGAAGCGGATCGATCACTACATCTGCCTCGGCGACCTCGTCGGCTACGGCGCCTCCCCCAACGAGGTCATCCAGAAGATCCTGACCCTCAAGCCGCTGTCGATCATCCGCGGCAACCACGACAAGGCCGTCTCCGGCCTCGACTCCGTCCAGACCTTCAACCCCATCGCCGCCTCGGCCATCTTCTGGACGAAGAAGACGATCGCCCGCAAGCATCTCGATTTCCTGGTCCGGCTGAAGCAGAGCCCCGAGGTCGTCCAGGATTCGATCACGATCTGCCACGGGGCGCCTTTCGACGAGGATTACTACATCTTCGGCGAGTTCGACGCGGCCGAGGCCTTCTCCTATGTCCAGACCCCGGTCTGCTTCTTCGGCCACACCCACTTCCCCTTCGTCTACACCGAGAAGGACGGCAACGTCGAGGGCACGTTCCTCGAGGGCAACGCCAACGAGATCAAGCTCGAGAAGGGCGTCCGCTACCTCATCAACCCCGGGTCGGTCGGCCAGCCGCGCGACCGCAACCCCCGGGCCGCGTTCGCCGTCTACGATTCCGAGGCCCGAACGGTCAAGTTCGGCCGCGTCGAGTACGACATCGAAGAGGCCAAACGGAAGATCATCGAGGAAAAGCTGCCGCCGGCCCTGGCCGAGCGCCTCAGCCTGGGCATCTGA
- a CDS encoding DUF1848 family protein, with product MNKTLKTVISASRRTDLVASFPDWLAACLRRRAAEVAGPAGGVYRVDLAPEKVHTIVLWSKDFANLLRNAHGLRDLLAAYDQLYLHFTVTGLGRTAIEPGVPSFREALAELPGLAALAGDPLRVSLRFDPAVFWQDGGEIRSNLGRFTEAADAAAANGVRDIRISFAQWYGKAERRARARGFRFVDPPDEEKRARAAGLAAVAAERGLVLHACSQTLLDGVPGLRPSACIDGALLESLHPGREPASRRKDRGQRADCLCTESKDIGSYAQACRHGCVYCYANPKV from the coding sequence GTGAATAAGACCCTGAAGACCGTCATCAGCGCTTCGCGGCGCACCGACCTCGTCGCCTCGTTCCCGGACTGGCTGGCCGCCTGCCTGCGCCGTCGCGCGGCCGAGGTGGCCGGGCCGGCGGGCGGCGTCTATCGGGTCGATCTCGCGCCGGAGAAGGTCCATACGATCGTTCTCTGGTCGAAGGACTTCGCGAACCTGCTGCGGAACGCGCACGGCCTGCGGGACCTGCTCGCGGCCTATGATCAGCTTTATCTGCACTTCACCGTGACGGGCCTGGGCCGGACGGCGATCGAGCCCGGGGTGCCCTCGTTCCGCGAGGCCCTGGCCGAGCTCCCCGGGCTGGCCGCCCTGGCCGGCGATCCCCTGCGCGTCTCGCTGCGGTTCGATCCCGCCGTCTTCTGGCAGGACGGGGGCGAGATACGGTCTAACCTCGGGCGGTTCACGGAGGCGGCGGACGCGGCGGCGGCGAACGGCGTCCGGGACATCCGCATCAGCTTCGCGCAGTGGTACGGCAAGGCCGAGCGGCGGGCCCGCGCCCGCGGCTTCCGCTTCGTCGATCCGCCCGACGAAGAAAAGCGGGCTCGGGCGGCCGGGCTCGCGGCCGTCGCGGCCGAGCGGGGGCTCGTCCTGCACGCCTGCTCGCAGACGCTCCTGGACGGCGTCCCCGGCCTCCGGCCGTCGGCCTGCATCGACGGGGCGCTCCTCGAGTCGCTGCATCCGGGCCGCGAGCCGGCCTCGCGCCGCAAGGACCGCGGCCAACGGGCGGACTGCCTCTGCACGGAATCGAAGGATATCGGCAGCTACGCGCAGGCCTGTCGCCACGGCTGCGTGTATTGTTACGCGAATCCGAAGGTTTAG